DNA from Kitasatospora acidiphila:
ACCGGCGAACTGGCTCGAGTGCAAGCCCAGTTGGCCGTGCGCCGGACTTCCTACCTGGTGGGCGAGACGAGCGAGCGGGTGCCGGTGACCAGCCCCGACCAGGTGCTGCTCGGCGGGACGCTGCCCGGCGGTGCGGTGGTCTCCGCGCACATCCATGACGGCAAGGTCGCCGGAGCCGGAACCCGAGTGGAACTCGCGGGGACCGAGGGGGTGTTGGTGCTGGAATCCACCGGACCGGCCGGCCCCTCCGGCATCCAGATGGGCGAACTGCGGCTGCTCGGCTCACGCACGATCGGCGGTGAGCTCGCCGAACTCCCATTGCCCACAAGGCTGTTCGCGGTCGGCGCGGCGGAATCCGGGCTGGAGGGCTTCCATGTGGCACAGCTCTACGCCCGGTTGGCAGCCGATCTGCGCAGCGGCGAGCGGACGGTGCCGGACTTCACGGACGGGCTGCGCCTGCACCGACTGCTGGACGCGGTGCGGCGGTCGGACGCCACCGGGCAGCGGCAGCGACTCTGACGGTTCAGGTGGGTCGGACGGAAAGGAGTTGCGCTCGGGGAGGGCCTGCCGTTGGGTACCGCAGGACAGTCGTGCGTCACCCCACGCTCTGGAGCACTCTTGCGCATCACCGCCCTGACCGACCCCGACCGCTCGCCAACCAGCCACCGCCTGGCCTGGCTTGCCGAGGACGAGGCCGGCCACCCGCTGGGCTCGGCCTTCCTGCGGCTTCCCACCGCTGCGGGCAGGGACCACCTGGGCGAGCTGACGTTGGCCGTGCACCCCGCCGATCGCCGGGCGGGTGTCGGATCCGCCTTGCTGGCGCAGGTGGTGGCGGCGGCCGGGGCCGAGCAGCGGCGCTGCGTCATCGCCCAGGTCGAGGAGGGCTCACCCGGCGACGCCTTCCTGGCGGACCGCGGGTTCGGGCGGGCGGCGACTCTGGAGTACGCGCGCCTGGCGCTGGACTCGGAGTCGCCGACCGTGGTCCACGGGCCCGCCGACTACCAACTGCTGCACTGGGACGGCATGGTGTCGGACGAGCTGGCCGAGGCCTTCGTGGCCGCGCGCTCGGCGATGGACGACATGCCGATCGGCGAGGCCGACTTCGGCCGGGTGGTCTGGGACGTGCCCCGGATGCGGGCGGCCGCCGACGCGGTCGCGGCCCGCGGCGAACTGCTCTGCACCATGGCGGCCGTCGAGACGGCGAGCGGCGAGTTCGTCGGGTTCACCGAGCTGGTGCTGGCCGGTGACGGCACCGGCGACGCCCAGCACTACGGCACGGCGGTGCGGCCCGAGCACCGGGGTCGCGGGATCGCGCGCTGGCTGAAGGCGGCCCAGATCGAGACGGTGCGTGCGGAGTTCCCCCGGCTGGCCGGCCTGTTGACCGACACCGCCGAGGAGAACGCCGCGATGCGCCGGGTGAACGCCGCCCTCGGATACCGGACCACCCACCGGACGCATCTGTACCAGCTGGACCCGTCCTAGCGCCCGCTGCTCGATCAACTCACCTGGGCGAGAAGGAGCTTCACCAGGTAGTCGGGCGCGTCGCGGATGATGTCGTGCCCGATCGGCAGTGACTCCACCGTCCAGCTCGGGTCCTGGCGCAGCCGCTCGTAGGTGGCCAGGAACGGGCTGCCCTCGAACCCGCTGGAGTGCACATAGGTACGGTGCTTCACCTGCTCGTGCGCACCGGTCAGCCGGATCCGCTGCAGCTTGGTGGCCAGCGGGTGGGAGGTGACCCGGGCGTCCTTGGCGGTGAGGAACGCCGGGGGAACCATCGCGAAGCCGTTGCCGGCCGCAGCCGCCAGCGTTGGCTGCTGCCAGTCGGCCGGGAGGATGTCGAGCTCCGACTCGCCGTCGCGCGGGGCGAACGAGTCCAGGTAGACCAGCGACGCGATCCGCTCCGGCCGGCGGTCGGCCGCCCCGGTGATCGGCATCCCGCCGTAGCTGTGGCCGACCAGGACCGCGTCCTCGATCTCCTCGTTGTCGAGCACCTGGACGATGTCCTCGATGTGGGTGGACAGATTGATGGAGGCGTTCAGCAGGTGGTTGCGCTCGCCGACGCCGGTCAGGGTGAGCGCGTGCACGGTGTGGCCGTGCCCGCGCAGCTCCTCGGCGATCGGGCCGTACCACCAGCCGCCGTGGTAGGTGCCGGGGACGAGGACGAACGTGGCCATGGTGTGCTCCCTCGGTCGATCGGGTTCCGCGTTGCTCGTCATCCACTCTGGCCCAGCGTCAGATAGAAGTCCAAGATCTAGATCATCTGATCGGTATAACCATTCATTATCGAGAGGTGGGGCACTCGGTACGGCCCGATGCGCGTTGATCCTGGAGATGGAGAGCGTGGCGATGCCGGTCCCGGAGAGGTGCGCCGATGAGCAGTGCGGAGCCGCCCACCGAGGGCGAACCGGTCGGGGGCGAGTCGGGTGGGCCGGGTGAGCCAGGGGAGTGGGACGAGGTCGAGCTGGACGAGGCGTTCGTGCGCGCGGCCCCGGTGGTCGAGCCGTCCGGCCGGGCCCGGATGCTGGCCGCCCGCTGGCGCCGGGAGCCGCCCGAGCCGCAGCCGTGGCGCTCCGACCGGCCGCCGGCGGGCTGGTTCTGGAGCCGGGTGCGTCGGCGGCGCTGGTGGCGGGGGTGACCGGTGGCCGCTCGTCTAGACTCCCGGCGGGACATGGCGCGGAGCTTGGGCAGGGGCATGGGACGTCGGGACAAGGGCAAGGGCGCGGACAAGCGCACGGGCACGGCGGGCAGCGGTGCGCCGCGTTGCACGGTGACGGTCTGCCGGGGCTGTTGCTGCGGCACGCCGAAGGTGCCGGGCCTGGACCACGCGGCCCAGCTCACCGATCTGCGCACCTCGCTGGCGGGCGTGGCCCAGGTGCGGCCGGTGGGCTGCCTGGACGCCTGCGACCGCGCGAACGTGATCGTCATACAACCGTCGGGTGAGGGGCGGCGGGCCGGCGGCCGTCCGGTCTGGCTCGGCTTCGTCAACGACCCGGACGCCGCGCGGGACATCACCGCCTGGGTCGCGGCGGGCGGTCCGGGGCTGGTGGACCCGCCGGACATCCTGGAGCTCTACGCCTTCAGCCCGTCGCGCCGGATCCGCGAGTCGCTGGACGGCTGACCTGGCCACCGCCCCTCGCGCAACCACCCCTGGCACCAGGGGAGTTGGCGCCAGGGGCGGGCAGCGTGCGCCGGCCGCGCAGGCGGCGGGATCAGGCGCCGGCGAGCCAGAGGTCCGGGCCGAAGACCTCGTAGTGGATCGCCGCGGCGGGCAGCCCGGCGGCCAGCAGCTGGCTGCGGGAGGCGCGCAGGAAGGGCAGCGGGCCGCAGAGGTAGGCGGTGGCACCGGTGGGCAGGTCCAGCGTGCCGAGGTCGACCAGGCCGGTGCGGTCGGCCGGCCAGTCGCCCTCCGGGCTCTCGTACCAGACGTGGGCGGCGGCGTCGGGCAACTTGGCGGTCAGCTCGGCCAGATCGGTACGGAAGGCGTGCTCGGCGGGCGAACGGTCGGCGTGCACCGAGATCACCTGGCGCTGCGAACCGGTCGCCACCAGGTGGTCGAGTATGCCGATCATCGGCGTGCACCCGATCCCGGCGGAGACCAGCAGCACCGGAGCGTCGCTCCGCTCGTCCAGGAGGACGTCACCGAACGGCAGGCTGACCCGCAGCGCGCCGCCGACCTCGGCGGTGTCGTGCAGGAAACCGGAGACCTCGCCGTCGCGCTTGACCGTGAAGCGCAGCTCGCCGTCCGCGCGGCCGGACAGGCTGTACTGCCGGATCTGCCGTGCGCCGTCCGGGAGTTCGACCTGCACCGAGACGTACTGGCCCGGGCGCGTCGCGGGCAGCGCGGTGCCGTCGGCCGGGCGCACCCCGAAGGTCACCACCTGCGGCGTCTCGCTGCGCCGGGTCACCACCCGGTACTCCCGCCAGACCTCGCCCGCCGGTACGCCGGACTCCTGGTAGAGCCGGTTCTCGATGCTGATCAGCGCGTTGGCCATCAGCCAGTAGACCTCGTCCCAGGCGGCGGCGACCTCGGGGTGACCGCCTCGCCGAGCACCTCGACGATGGCGCCGAACAGGTGCTCCCGGACGATCGGGTAGTGCTCGGCGCCCACGCCCAGCGAGGCGTGCTTGTTGGCGATCCGGCTCAGCATCACGTCCGGGCGGGTGTCGGGGCGCTCCACCAGTGCCGAGGCGAACGCGGCGATCGAGCCCGCGAGCGCCTGCTGCTGGGCGCCGGAGGCCTGGTTGCCACGGTTGAACAGGTCGCGCTCGAGCTCCGGGTGGGCGGCGAAGAGGCGGCGGTAGAAGATCGTGGTGATCTCCCCGATGGCTCCGCCGACGACGGGCAGGGTGGCCCGAATGGTGGCCGTGGCGCTGGCAGACAGCATGTGGGGGCTCCAAATTGGTAGATCAGATTCGCATTTGACGCCATAGTCGGGCGCTGACAGGCATCGATGGGCGTCGACGGCATCGAGTGCGCGGGCGCGCTGACACCACCCCGGGCCGGACGGCACGGGATCAGCCGGGTTCAGGCGGGTTCAGCCGGTAGGGCGCGGACTCAGTGCGAGCAGCACCGGGCCGGTCGGCGGCGCCACCAGATCCTGGATGGAGAGTGGGTCCAGCGAGGCGTAGAACGCCTCCTGGGCACCGCGCAACGCTCCGCGCAGCCGGCAGGCGGCGCGCAGCGGGCACGGCGGGTCGTCCTCGCAGCCGACCGGATCGCCGACGCCCTCCAGGTCCCGCACCAACTGCCCGAGTGAGCCGGTCAGTCCTGCCTGGGTGAGTGACAGTCCGCCGCCGTTGCCGCGTCGGGCCGTCACCACCCCGAGGTGCTGAAGCCGGCTGACCACCTTGGCCGCGTGCGTGTACGGCACGTCGACGGCGGCGGCCACCTCTCTGGTGGTCGGATGCTGCTCCCGCAGAACCGCCAGACGCATGGCGATCCGCAGGGCGATGTCCGTTCCCTTGGTCAGTCGCACGGTTACACCGTAGCAATTGGTATCTGTGATGCGTATTAGGGGGTGGTGTGAACGGTGGTCGCTCGACTTCCCCCGATCGGGGGAGCGGGATCCCCGGGCCGGGGGAGGTGCCCCAGGGGGCGGCACTGCGAGCGTGGGCGCATGCGATCGACACGGCGAGTACTCGGCTGGGCACTGACCTACGCCCTCTACGGCTTGTTCTGCGCGGTGCGCGGGACACCGCTCTTCTGGCGCGGCCCGCACCCCGGACCGGCCGCGCTGGACTGGGCGGTGCTCGCGGTGGCCGCCGTGGCCGGGCTCGGCGCCCTCACCGCACGGCGCGGTGTGCTGCTCGCCGGTTGCGCGCTGGCCGCTGTGGGCGCCTTCGGGCTGCTGATGGAGGTGATCGTCCTGCTGACGGGGGAGCAGGTGGACAGCTGGCCGGCCGCCGGGCAGCAGGCGCTCGCTGCCGCCGGCACGCTGCTGCTCTGGCAGGCGGTCCGCGAGCACCGGCCCGCCGCGCCGACCCGCCTCAGTGGCTGGCTGACGTTGCGACGGCCCAGGCTGCTGGCGGCAGTTGGGACCGTCTGCTTCGTGCCCTACGTAGTGATGAAGCTGACCTGGGCCACCGGTGGCACCTTCGCGGGCGCCAGCGGCGCGGAGATGGTGGCGAGCGCCCGGCGCAACGGTGCGTCGGGGATCTGGCTCACCCTGGAGTCCTGGGGATTGGACGTCACGGCCCTGCTGGCCGCGCTCGGCGTGGTGCTGCTCTGGGCCTGGTCCGGCCCTGGGGTGAGGTGTTCCCGCGCTGGCTGCTCGGGCTGGCCGGTCGACGGGTGCCGCGCTGGCTGCCGCTCACCCCGGCGGTGCTCGGCGCCGCCACCCTGGCGCCGTACGGGGTGGTCGGCAGCGGGTACCTGCTGCTCACCATGGTCGGGGCGCTGCCCGCCACCGCCCCGGGTGACTTCCACACGGTGGACAACGCGCTGCTGGTCGGCTGGATCGGGATCGGTGCGTTCGGCGTCTACGGGGTGTCGCTCGCCCTGGCGGCTCGCGCGTACTGGCTGCGCACCCGCCGACCGGCGGGCCGCAGCTGGCGGCCGGTGGGCCGTAACCGCTGATCGCAGGTGCCCGACGTCCGTTCGGATGCCTGCGGATGCAGGGCGCGGCTGCTGCTGCGACGGTGGCTGGCAGGGCTCCGGTCGCGACCGGTAAGCCGCCAGCGGTGAGTCACGAGCGGTGAGGAGTGCGGCCATGGCAGAGGTGGCGGGCGGCTGGTCGATGCCGGTGGCGGCAGGGCCGCCGGAGTTCCTGCCGGTGCTGGACGTACCCGAGCCGGGGCGGCAGCGCCGGCTCACCGTCTTCCTCCGCTGGCTGATCCTGATCCCGCACCTCATCGTGGTCTGGGTGCTGTCGATCGCGGCGTTCCTCGCCGCCATCGTCGGCTGGTTCGCCGCCCTGCTCACCGCGCAGCTGCCCGCGCCGATCGCCCGCTACCTGTCCAACTTCCTCGGCTACGACACCCGGTTGACGGTCAGCCTGTTCCTGCTGATCGACCGCTACCCGCCGTTCTCGCTGCGCCAGCCGCCGGAGTATCCGGTGCGGTTCGAGGTGCGGCCGGGGCAGCTCAACCGGGCGGCGGTGTTCTTCCGGCTGATCCTGATGATCCCGGCCGCGATCATCAGCGGTCTCCTGGGCGCCGGCTGGCTCGTGCTGGCGTTCTTCATCTGGCTGTGGACGCTGATCACGGCCCGGCTCCCGCGACCGCTCTTCGAGGCCCAGGCCGCAATGGTCCGCTATCGGATGCGGTTCCTCGCGTACAGCCTGATGCTCACCTCGGCCTATCCCAAGCGGCTGTTCGGCGACCCGCCGACCGATGAGCCCCCGCAGTCGGCCACCCGGCCGCTGCTGGTCGGCATGGCGGGCAAGGTGCTGCTGGTGGTGTTCCTGGTCCTGGGGCTCGGCGCTGACCTCAGCAGCTCGGTCACCAGCTCCACCAGCTCCAACAACGACAACAACGGAACCATCAACACAGCACCGGATTACGGAAGCTGACGATCAATCACCTCAGGCGTCTTCAACCCAAGAAGCCGCGCAGCAGCGCCGCGGTGCCGGCCAGGTGCTCCTCGGTGGCGCGCCGGGCACCGGCCACGTCGCCGGCCAGGATCGCCTCCACCATCGCCCGGTGCTGGTGCGAGGAGTGCTCGATGTTCCGGTCCAGCACCGGGATCGCGTTCAGCAGGTCGTTGAGCCGCATCCGGCTCTCGGCGACGCCCGCGGCCAGCGAGTGCGAGCCGGTCACCTCGGCGATCGCCAGGTGGAACCGGGAGTCCAGGCGGCGGTACTCGTCGGGCCCGGCGGCCTCCAACTCGGCCAGCCGGCCGCACAGGTAGCCGCGCTGCTCCTCGGCCAGCCCGCGCCGGGCGGCCTGCTCGGCGGCACCGGTCTCCAGGACCAGCCGGTAGGTCAGGGCGTCCTCCAGCTCGGCGCCCATGTCCCGTACGGCCCGGCGCAGTTCGCCGAGGTCGGGCGGCGGCAGCCGGTAGGTGACGAAGGTGCCGCCGTACCTGCCCCGGCGGGACTCCACGCAGCCGGCGGCCTGCAGCGAGTGCAGCGCCTCGCGCAGGGTCTCCCGACTGATGCCGAGCCGGACCGCCAACTCCCGCTCGGGGGGCAGCCGGTCGCCGTAGCCGAAGACACCGAGCTTGACGGCTTCCAGGATGCGCTGGACGGTCTCCTCGAAGGCGTTGCCGGTCCGGACCGGGCGGAAGATCGCGCCGCCCTGCCAGTCCATCCGCGGGTCGCCACCGCCAGCTATGTCCACACCGGAATCGTACCCAGGTGCTATCTCGGTGACCGCTCGGCAGGTGCCCTTGACGGGGCAGCTGTCCAGGCGGGAGCATGCCTGGCAAGTCAATGGTCTGGTTCCGGGCCATTGGTGCCACAGTGCCGTGGGCGCATGTTTCGGATCCCCCACCGAACCCCCGAGGGGTGCGCATGTCCTCCGACCATCCAGCCGCCGACCACCCTGCCGCACAGGTGTTGCCGGCGGCCACCGCCGATGTTTCCACCGACGAACAGCGACTCCGCGAGTTGGGCTATACCCAGGAGCTGGCCCGCTCGCTCTCCGGCTTCTCCAACTTCGCGGTCTCCTTCTCCATCGTCTCGATCCTCTCCGGCTGCCTTACCCTCTACGGCTACGGCATGACCACCGGCGGCCCCGCGCTGATCACCTGGGGCTGGCCGCTGGTCGGGGCGATGACGCTCTGCGTGGGGCTGGCGATGGCCGAGATCTGCTCCAGCTACCCGACCGCGGGCGGCCTGTACTTCTGGGCCGCCAAGCTGGCGGGCCGCAACGCCCCGGCGTTCAGCTGGATAACCGGCTGGTGCAACTTCTTGGGCGGCGTCGCGGTCACCGCCAGCGTCGACTACGGCGCCGCCACCTTCACCAACGCCCTGCTGGACCTGCGCTTCGGCTATGCCGCCAGCCCGGTGCACACCGTGGAGATCTTCGCGGTGATCCTGCTGCTGCACGGGCTGCTCAACAGCTTCGGGGTCCGGCTGGTGGCCGTGCTCAACACCGTCAGCGTCTGGTGGCACCTGGTCGGCGTGCTGCTGATCGTCGGCGCACTGGCCGTGCTGCCGCACCACCACTCCTCGGCGGGCTTCGTGTTCGGACGCTTCGTCAACGAGACCGGCTTCCACAACCCGTTCTACGTGGCGCTGCTCGGCCTGCTGCTCGCCCAGTACACCCTGACCGGGTACGACGCCTCGGCGCACATGACCGAGGAGACCAGGGACGCCGCCCGGTCCGGGCCGCGCGGGATCGTCAACTCGATCGCGATCTCGCTGGTGGCCGGCTGGATCCTGCTCCTCGGGCTGACCTTCGCCATCCGGTACTACGACCCGGAGGTCAACACCCCCACCCAAGTGCCGCCCGCACAGATCTTCCTGGACGCGCTCGGCGCCAGCGGCGCCGAACTCCTGCTGATCATCGTGATCGGCGCCCAGTTCTTCTGCGGAATGGCCTCGGTCACCGCCAACTCCCGCATGGTGTACGCGTTCTCGCGAGACGGCGCACTGCCCGGCGCCAAGCTCTGGCACCGCATCGACCCGCGCACCCAGACCCCCAACAACGCCATCTGGCTGGGCACCGGCGGGGCGTTCCTGCTCGGGCTGCCCGCGCTGTGGAACTCCACCGCGTTCGCGGCCGTCACCTCGGTCTCGGTGATCGGCCTCTACCTGGCCTATGTCATCCCGGTCTACCTACGGCTGCGCCTGGGCGACGGCTTCGAGCGAGGCCCCTGGCACCTGGGCCGCTGGAGCCGGCCGATCGGCATCGTCGCGGTCGGCTGGACGGCGCTGATCACCGTGCTCTTCATGCTTCCCACCAAATACCCGATCACCGTAGGGAACTTCAACTACACCGCCGTCGCGATCGCCGTGGTGCTGGGCTTCTCGGGGATCTGGTGGCTGGCCTCGGCCCGCCACTGGTTCACCGGACCGCGCATCCAGGACGCCGCGACGAGTCAGGAGCAGCCGTGAGCGGCACCCGATTGACGCTGGACCAGCTCCGCGAGCGAGTCGCCGACGGAAGCATCGACACCGTGGTGCTCGCGGCCACCGACATGCAGGGCCGGCTGCAGGGCAAACGGCTGGCGGCCGACTACTTCCTCAGCGATGTGCTGCCGCACGCCGCCGAGGGGTGCTCCTACCTGCTGGCCGTGGACGTCGAGATGAACACGGTCGACGGCTACGAGGTCTCCTCCTGGGAGAACGGCTACGGCGACCTGGTGATGGTGCCCGACGTCGGGACCCTGCGGCTGATCCCCTGGCACCCGGGCACCGCCATGGTGCAGTGCGACCTCGCCACCCAGGACGGCACCCCGATCGCGGTCTCGCCCCGGCAGATCCTGCGCCGCCAACTGGACCGGCTCGCCGGATACGGCTGGCAGGCCTATGCGGGAACGGAGTTGGAGTTCATCACGTTCCAGGACA
Protein-coding regions in this window:
- a CDS encoding FadR/GntR family transcriptional regulator, with the protein product MDWQGGAIFRPVRTGNAFEETVQRILEAVKLGVFGYGDRLPPERELAVRLGISRETLREALHSLQAAGCVESRRGRYGGTFVTYRLPPPDLGELRRAVRDMGAELEDALTYRLVLETGAAEQAARRGLAEEQRGYLCGRLAELEAAGPDEYRRLDSRFHLAIAEVTGSHSLAAGVAESRMRLNDLLNAIPVLDRNIEHSSHQHRAMVEAILAGDVAGARRATEEHLAGTAALLRGFLG
- a CDS encoding DUF4389 domain-containing protein, which translates into the protein MAEVAGGWSMPVAAGPPEFLPVLDVPEPGRQRRLTVFLRWLILIPHLIVVWVLSIAAFLAAIVGWFAALLTAQLPAPIARYLSNFLGYDTRLTVSLFLLIDRYPPFSLRQPPEYPVRFEVRPGQLNRAAVFFRLILMIPAAIISGLLGAGWLVLAFFIWLWTLITARLPRPLFEAQAAMVRYRMRFLAYSLMLTSAYPKRLFGDPPTDEPPQSATRPLLVGMAGKVLLVVFLVLGLGADLSSSVTSSTSSNNDNNGTINTAPDYGS
- a CDS encoding SGM_3592 family protein, whose translation is MSSAEPPTEGEPVGGESGGPGEPGEWDEVELDEAFVRAAPVVEPSGRARMLAARWRREPPEPQPWRSDRPPAGWFWSRVRRRRWWRG
- a CDS encoding RrF2 family transcriptional regulator → MRLTKGTDIALRIAMRLAVLREQHPTTREVAAAVDVPYTHAAKVVSRLQHLGVVTARRGNGGGLSLTQAGLTGSLGQLVRDLEGVGDPVGCEDDPPCPLRAACRLRGALRGAQEAFYASLDPLSIQDLVAPPTGPVLLALSPRPTG
- a CDS encoding GNAT family N-acetyltransferase, producing MRITALTDPDRSPTSHRLAWLAEDEAGHPLGSAFLRLPTAAGRDHLGELTLAVHPADRRAGVGSALLAQVVAAAGAEQRRCVIAQVEEGSPGDAFLADRGFGRAATLEYARLALDSESPTVVHGPADYQLLHWDGMVSDELAEAFVAARSAMDDMPIGEADFGRVVWDVPRMRAAADAVAARGELLCTMAAVETASGEFVGFTELVLAGDGTGDAQHYGTAVRPEHRGRGIARWLKAAQIETVRAEFPRLAGLLTDTAEENAAMRRVNAALGYRTTHRTHLYQLDPS
- a CDS encoding (2Fe-2S) ferredoxin domain-containing protein, with translation MGRRDKGKGADKRTGTAGSGAPRCTVTVCRGCCCGTPKVPGLDHAAQLTDLRTSLAGVAQVRPVGCLDACDRANVIVIQPSGEGRRAGGRPVWLGFVNDPDAARDITAWVAAGGPGLVDPPDILELYAFSPSRRIRESLDG
- a CDS encoding amino acid permease → MSSDHPAADHPAAQVLPAATADVSTDEQRLRELGYTQELARSLSGFSNFAVSFSIVSILSGCLTLYGYGMTTGGPALITWGWPLVGAMTLCVGLAMAEICSSYPTAGGLYFWAAKLAGRNAPAFSWITGWCNFLGGVAVTASVDYGAATFTNALLDLRFGYAASPVHTVEIFAVILLLHGLLNSFGVRLVAVLNTVSVWWHLVGVLLIVGALAVLPHHHSSAGFVFGRFVNETGFHNPFYVALLGLLLAQYTLTGYDASAHMTEETRDAARSGPRGIVNSIAISLVAGWILLLGLTFAIRYYDPEVNTPTQVPPAQIFLDALGASGAELLLIIVIGAQFFCGMASVTANSRMVYAFSRDGALPGAKLWHRIDPRTQTPNNAIWLGTGGAFLLGLPALWNSTAFAAVTSVSVIGLYLAYVIPVYLRLRLGDGFERGPWHLGRWSRPIGIVAVGWTALITVLFMLPTKYPITVGNFNYTAVAIAVVLGFSGIWWLASARHWFTGPRIQDAATSQEQP
- a CDS encoding alpha/beta fold hydrolase, which translates into the protein MATFVLVPGTYHGGWWYGPIAEELRGHGHTVHALTLTGVGERNHLLNASINLSTHIEDIVQVLDNEEIEDAVLVGHSYGGMPITGAADRRPERIASLVYLDSFAPRDGESELDILPADWQQPTLAAAAGNGFAMVPPAFLTAKDARVTSHPLATKLQRIRLTGAHEQVKHRTYVHSSGFEGSPFLATYERLRQDPSWTVESLPIGHDIIRDAPDYLVKLLLAQVS